The following coding sequences lie in one Flavobacteriales bacterium genomic window:
- the bcp gene encoding thioredoxin-dependent thiol peroxidase, with translation MSTLKEGDKAPDFEIKDQDGMIHNLSHYKGKKIILYFYPKDLTPGCTTQSCNLRDNYSVLKKKGFEVLGVSADTEKKHLQFIEKHDLPFSLLSDTDKKLINSYGVWGPKKFMGKLFDGINRTTFVIDERGIIIKKIDKVVTKSHAEQILSELN, from the coding sequence ATGAGCACATTAAAAGAAGGAGATAAGGCACCAGATTTTGAGATTAAAGATCAAGATGGGATGATTCATAACTTATCACATTATAAAGGAAAAAAAATCATTCTTTATTTTTATCCAAAAGATTTGACGCCAGGATGCACCACTCAATCGTGCAATCTCAGAGATAATTATTCGGTTTTAAAGAAAAAAGGATTTGAAGTTTTGGGTGTTAGTGCCGATACCGAAAAAAAACATTTACAGTTTATTGAAAAACACGATTTACCTTTTTCTTTACTTTCAGATACCGATAAAAAATTGATTAATTCTTATGGAGTATGGGGTCCTAAAAAATTTATGGGTAAATTGTTTGATGGAATAAACAGAACAACTTTTGTTATCGATGAAAGAGGGATTATTATAAAAAAAATTGATAAAGTGGTAACTAAAAGCCACGCAGAACAAATTTTAAGCGAATTAAACTAA
- the recA gene encoding recombinase RecA has product MSEVKAEKLKALQLTMDRLEKTYGKGTVMKLGDAPVIEVDVIPSGSLSLDIALGVNGYPKGRIIEIYGPESSGKTTLALHAIAECQKKGGIAAFIDAEHAFDQTYAAALGIDVENLLISQPDNGEQALEIADNLIRSGAVDIIVIDSVAALTPKAEIEGEMGDSQMGLQARLMSKALRKLTGSINKANCTAIFINQLRDKIGVMFGNPETTTGGNALKFYASIRIDVRRATQIKDGEEITGNRTRIKIVKNKVAPPFRKAEFDIMYGEGISKVGEIIDLGVDHNIIKKAGSWFSYGETKLGQGRDAVKALLLDNPELMSELEKKIMDILNKVPVQE; this is encoded by the coding sequence ATGAGCGAAGTAAAAGCAGAAAAACTAAAAGCATTACAACTAACCATGGATAGGTTAGAAAAAACTTATGGTAAAGGAACCGTTATGAAACTTGGTGATGCACCAGTTATAGAAGTAGATGTGATTCCTTCGGGTTCGTTAAGCCTTGATATTGCTTTAGGTGTAAACGGGTATCCAAAAGGTAGAATAATTGAAATTTATGGGCCAGAATCGTCGGGTAAAACAACATTAGCATTGCATGCTATTGCTGAATGTCAGAAAAAAGGTGGAATTGCTGCTTTTATTGATGCCGAACATGCTTTTGACCAAACCTATGCAGCTGCTTTAGGTATTGATGTAGAGAATTTATTAATCTCACAACCAGACAATGGTGAACAAGCTTTAGAAATTGCTGATAACTTAATTCGTTCAGGTGCAGTTGATATTATTGTAATTGATTCGGTTGCGGCGTTAACTCCAAAAGCAGAAATTGAAGGTGAAATGGGCGACTCTCAAATGGGATTACAAGCTCGTTTAATGTCGAAAGCATTAAGAAAATTGACGGGTTCGATTAACAAAGCAAATTGCACGGCCATTTTTATTAATCAGTTAAGAGATAAAATTGGAGTTATGTTTGGTAACCCAGAAACTACAACTGGTGGTAATGCACTTAAGTTCTATGCTTCGATTAGAATTGATGTACGAAGAGCTACTCAAATTAAAGATGGAGAGGAAATTACAGGAAACAGAACAAGAATAAAAATTGTAAAAAACAAAGTGGCACCACCATTTAGAAAAGCAGAGTTTGATATCATGTATGGCGAAGGAATTTCTAAAGTTGGAGAAATTATTGATTTAGGTGTAGACCATAATATTATAAAAAAAGCTGGTAGCTGGTTTAGTTATGGCGAAACCAAATTGGGTCAAGGTAGAGATGCTGTAAAAGCATTGTTATTAGACAACCCTGAATTGATGAGTGAGTTAGAGAAAAAAATTATGGACATTTTAAATAAGGTTCCAGTTCAAGAATAA
- a CDS encoding tetratricopeptide repeat protein: protein MKVTSAFILIISVLFYSCKGDVKPVVEQTNPKDSVDMAKAIDFESVNNELKSNPSNPSLYIKRARLYQKYGDVPMAIEDIDRAIKIDSLVPEFYLLKAELYKKEEGFAEAKRTLDKCLLIDNRNVQARIELGWLAFLIQNYKQAIEYADAALKINVYAAEAYYLKGMIFQEKNDTAKAISSYITATEQEKGYYDAYIQLGVLHINQDKNLAVEYFKNALKIKPKSSEALYNYGYTLQLMGKYDEAIETYEKMLKIQPFREPYFNIAYINQEYLGDYNVAIDYYSRAIEISPLYYTAYYNRGLSYEKLGDLLNAEKDFRKTLSIVSDYDYAALALERVLKKK, encoded by the coding sequence ATGAAAGTTACAAGTGCATTTATATTGATAATTAGTGTTTTATTTTATTCCTGTAAAGGAGATGTAAAACCTGTAGTTGAACAGACAAACCCAAAAGATTCGGTAGATATGGCGAAAGCCATTGATTTTGAATCCGTTAATAATGAGTTAAAGTCAAATCCAAGTAATCCATCACTTTATATTAAAAGAGCTCGATTATACCAAAAATATGGTGATGTGCCAATGGCTATTGAAGATATTGATAGGGCAATTAAAATAGACTCATTGGTACCTGAATTTTATTTGTTAAAGGCAGAATTGTATAAAAAAGAAGAAGGCTTTGCCGAGGCAAAAAGAACTTTAGATAAATGCTTGTTAATAGATAATAGAAATGTTCAGGCTCGAATAGAATTAGGTTGGTTAGCATTTCTAATTCAAAACTATAAACAAGCTATAGAGTATGCTGATGCTGCACTTAAAATAAATGTATATGCCGCCGAAGCATATTATTTAAAAGGAATGATTTTTCAAGAAAAAAATGATACAGCCAAAGCTATATCAAGTTACATAACTGCCACAGAACAAGAGAAAGGCTATTATGATGCTTATATCCAATTGGGTGTTTTGCATATTAATCAGGATAAAAATTTAGCGGTAGAATATTTTAAAAATGCCCTAAAAATTAAACCTAAAAGTTCTGAAGCATTATATAACTATGGTTACACTTTACAACTAATGGGTAAATATGATGAAGCTATAGAAACTTATGAAAAAATGTTGAAAATTCAACCATTTAGAGAACCCTATTTTAACATCGCATACATTAATCAAGAATATTTAGGAGATTATAATGTTGCCATTGACTATTATTCTCGAGCCATAGAAATTTCGCCGTTGTATTATACTGCTTATTACAATCGGGGGTTGAGTTATGAGAAATTAGGTGATTTATTAAATGCTGAAAAAGATTTTAGAAAAACCTTATCAATAGTTTCTGATTACGATTATGCTGCTCTAGCATTAGAGCGAGTATTGAAGAAAAAATAG
- a CDS encoding ABC-F family ATP-binding cassette domain-containing protein — MNYLSVEELTKSYGIRTLFNKITFGIDKGQKVAFIAKNGTGKSTFLRILAGFETQDSGNVIFRKDIKVGYLHQTPQFKPEHTIFETIFKANSPEIDAIREYEDALLHPNDNEKMQLAFNKMDELQAWDYETRIKQILGQLNIHHLDQKIGELSGGQQKRIALAQVLIEEPDFIILDEPTNHLDLDMIEWLENHLSKENMTILMVTHDRYFLERVCNEIIELDNETLYRYKGNYSYFLEKKQERIEIFEANVDKAQNLYRKELDWMRRMPKARSTKAKSREDAFYETEKTAHQRLDKTKVDIAVNVSRLGSKILELHHLKKSFGDLTILNDFNYVFKKNERIGIVGKNGVGKTTFLDIIMGLQEVDGGKVSVGETVVYGYYTQAGINLKDDKKVIEVIKDIAEFIPLTKGKTMTAAQLLEKFLFPRSMHYNFVEKLSGGEKRRLYLLTILMKNPNFLILDEPTNDLDIVTLNVLENFLEEFQGCLLVVTHDRYFMDKLVDHLFVFEGDGKIKDYTGRYSDYRLELKEKEAQEKQAEKQVEKEKNNMALATELNNNIVEKPKNKLSYKEKFELEQLEKELPALEVQKSELEDKLNNNITDHQELLKITQKLGYVTKQLDEKTDRWLILSELQ, encoded by the coding sequence ATGAACTATTTATCAGTAGAAGAGCTTACGAAATCGTACGGAATAAGAACCTTGTTTAATAAAATTACTTTTGGAATTGATAAGGGGCAGAAAGTGGCTTTTATTGCTAAAAATGGTACGGGAAAATCTACTTTTTTACGAATACTTGCGGGATTCGAAACTCAAGATTCGGGTAATGTTATTTTTAGAAAAGATATTAAGGTGGGTTATTTGCATCAAACCCCTCAGTTTAAGCCTGAGCATACCATATTTGAAACCATTTTTAAAGCCAATTCGCCCGAAATAGATGCTATTAGAGAATACGAAGACGCATTGCTTCATCCAAACGATAACGAAAAAATGCAGTTGGCATTTAATAAAATGGACGAGTTACAAGCTTGGGATTATGAAACAAGGATAAAACAAATTTTAGGACAACTAAATATTCATCATCTCGACCAAAAAATAGGAGAGCTTTCAGGAGGACAACAAAAACGTATTGCCTTGGCTCAAGTATTAATTGAAGAGCCCGATTTTATTATCTTAGATGAGCCTACCAATCACTTGGATTTAGACATGATTGAATGGTTGGAAAATCATTTGTCGAAAGAAAACATGACCATCTTAATGGTAACTCACGACAGGTATTTTTTAGAACGAGTTTGTAACGAGATTATTGAATTGGATAATGAAACCCTGTATCGTTATAAGGGAAATTACAGTTACTTTTTAGAAAAAAAACAAGAGCGTATTGAAATTTTTGAAGCCAACGTGGATAAAGCTCAAAACCTTTATAGGAAAGAGTTAGATTGGATGAGAAGAATGCCTAAGGCAAGGAGTACAAAAGCAAAATCGCGCGAAGATGCATTTTACGAAACTGAAAAAACCGCTCATCAACGTTTAGATAAAACGAAAGTAGATATTGCTGTTAATGTGTCGCGTTTGGGTAGTAAAATTTTGGAGCTTCATCACTTAAAAAAATCGTTTGGAGATTTAACCATTTTGAATGATTTTAACTACGTTTTTAAGAAAAACGAACGTATAGGTATTGTTGGTAAAAATGGAGTTGGTAAAACCACCTTTTTAGACATTATTATGGGGTTACAAGAAGTTGATGGTGGAAAAGTAAGTGTGGGAGAAACCGTAGTTTATGGGTATTATACCCAAGCAGGAATAAATTTAAAAGACGACAAAAAAGTTATTGAGGTAATTAAAGATATTGCTGAGTTTATCCCTTTAACCAAGGGTAAAACAATGACAGCAGCACAATTGTTGGAAAAGTTTTTGTTCCCACGTTCAATGCACTATAATTTTGTAGAGAAGTTGAGTGGTGGTGAAAAACGTAGGTTGTATTTGTTGACCATTTTAATGAAAAACCCCAATTTCCTGATTTTAGATGAGCCAACCAACGATTTGGATATTGTTACCTTAAATGTTCTAGAAAATTTCTTGGAAGAGTTTCAAGGGTGCTTGTTAGTGGTTACCCACGACCGTTATTTTATGGATAAATTGGTTGACCATTTATTTGTTTTTGAAGGTGATGGGAAGATAAAAGATTATACAGGAAGGTATTCTGATTATAGATTGGAATTAAAGGAAAAAGAAGCACAAGAAAAGCAAGCTGAAAAGCAAGTAGAGAAAGAAAAAAATAACATGGCATTGGCAACTGAATTAAACAACAACATTGTCGAGAAACCAAAAAACAAACTTTCGTACAAAGAAAAATTTGAATTAGAGCAATTGGAGAAAGAATTACCAGCTCTTGAGGTTCAAAAAAGTGAATTAGAAGATAAATTGAACAACAACATTACTGACCATCAGGAATTGTTAAAAATTACTCAAAAATTAGGGTATGTTACCAAGCAACTCGATGAGAAAACCGATCGTTGGTTAATTCTTTCAGAATTGCAATAA